From the genome of Deltaproteobacteria bacterium, one region includes:
- a CDS encoding exopolysaccharide biosynthesis protein gives MKDDPGTYHTDSAAESLGDKLEGIIRDLPDDRVTLAEILDLLGQEGLLILTAFLTLVFLIPVSIPGVSTVFGAAILLIGFCRLFNRGLWVPERIRKRQLPSETLRPGLRKGLIWFRRLERVSRPHRLRWVTRGRVMPALSDCAIILGAVLLMAPFGLIPFSNTLPAVAILLLAIGLLERDGACIILGHLTNLATIFYFALLIGGGGFTLYKLFRYF, from the coding sequence TTGAAGGACGACCCGGGAACGTACCATACAGACTCCGCCGCAGAATCCCTTGGGGACAAACTCGAAGGCATCATCCGCGACCTGCCCGACGACCGGGTCACCCTGGCGGAAATCCTCGACCTCCTCGGACAGGAAGGTCTCTTGATCCTGACCGCTTTCCTGACCCTTGTTTTCCTGATTCCCGTTTCCATCCCCGGCGTCAGCACCGTGTTTGGCGCAGCCATCTTGCTGATCGGGTTCTGCCGACTTTTCAACCGCGGCCTATGGGTACCGGAGCGTATCCGGAAACGACAGTTGCCGTCGGAAACCCTGCGTCCGGGGCTGCGGAAGGGACTGATCTGGTTCCGTCGCCTCGAACGGGTCAGCCGGCCCCACCGGCTGCGCTGGGTCACCCGGGGAAGGGTTATGCCCGCCCTGAGCGACTGCGCCATCATCTTGGGCGCTGTTCTGCTGATGGCCCCTTTCGGACTCATCCCCTTCAGTAACACCCTGCCCGCCGTCGCCATCCTGTTGCTCGCCATCGGCCTTCTGGAACGGGATGGCGCCTGTATTATCCTTGGGCACCTTACAAACCTGGCGACGATCTTCTACTTCGCCCTGTTGATAGGCGGGGGCGGCTTCACCCTTTACAAGTTGTTCCGGTATTTCTAA